From the Phoenix dactylifera cultivar Barhee BC4 chromosome 10, palm_55x_up_171113_PBpolish2nd_filt_p, whole genome shotgun sequence genome, one window contains:
- the LOC103708583 gene encoding small G protein signaling modulator 1-like, with product MSFDGEESRWMCGTSGVVNLQRVSSMVREIGDPCLHHSPSKGSKMLKPEKWQTIFDSEGKVIGFRKVLKLIVLGGVDPSIRAEVWEFLLGCYALSSTTEHRKQLRMARRQRYEDLIRQCQMMHSSVGTGSLAYVIGSKVMDMRTLSRDNDIGESVTKNGQASLDTTNKLETYSDLNNGCTDTSCTHKRKSSSKSAELVSCRMSTDDAANESTYVLPSSEAYNCYPRNFDSDFHEPQYDTDSFFDFPPLPVTNLFQKGNGDENEGQKHEHTLRFEGEHMHSFQINSNVDLIMESSSPSTVPLHSSNSATDIFTSGALNHVEGSKEMDCKMEFVNRLMIPDAPKEATVDQTTSTGLVANDDRVSEWLWTLHRIVVDVVRTDNHLQFYGDSKNMARMSDILAVYAWVDPATGYCQGMSDLLSPFLVLYEDNADAFWCFEMLLRRMRENFQMEGPTGVMKQLQALWKILELTDTEIFEHLSLIGAESLHFAFRMLLVLFRRELSFDEALRMWEMMWAADFDEAVTQQLEENCLDLLVLKLQNNSSVEMKVEQTDNGRRKLKSMQPQYTNGKTCAPYGERSISSYPLCGLAKANFWSRHDQLQVHGTTASTRKGDDELPVFCVAAILITNRQKIMRETHSVDDIIRMFNDNMLKINVKRCIRMAIKLRKKYCYRLMKQTSLGSSQQQ from the exons ATGTCTTTTGACGGGGAGGAGTCGCGATGGATGTGTGGGACGTCTGGTGTGGTGAATCTGCAACGGGTCAGCTCTATGGTCAGAGAGATTGGAGACCCATGTCTTCATCACTCGCCTTCCAAG GGAAGCAAAATGCTCAAGCCAGAAAAGTGGCAAACCATTTTTGATAGCGAGGGGAAGGTTATAGGTTTTCGAAAAGTACTTAAATTAATTGTATTAGGG GGTGTGGATCCTTCTATTCGGGCAGAAGTCTGGGAATTTCTTCTTGGTTGCTATGCATTAAGCAGCACCACAGAACACCGGAAGCAACTGAGGATGGCTCGAAG GCAACGCTATGAGGATTTAATCAGGCAATGCCAAATGATGCACTCAAGTGTTGGTACTGGCTCCCTTGCATATGTCATTGGGTCCAAAGTGATGGACATGAGGACTCTATCTAGAGACAATGACATCGGGGAATCAGTAACCAAAAATGGGCAAGCTTCTCTTGATACCACCAACAAGTTAGAGACATATTCTGATTTAAATAATGGCTGTACAGACACCTCATGTACACACAAAAGGAAGAGCTCTAGTAAATCCGCTGAGCTAGTCAGTTGCAGGATGAGCACAGATGATGCAGCCAATGAGTCTACGTATGTGTTGCCCTCCTCTGAGGCATATAATTGTTACCCAAGAAATTTTGACAGTGATTTCCATGAACCTCAGTATGACACCGACAGCTTTTTTGATTTTCCTCCTCTGCCTGTAACAAACTTATTCCAGAAAGGTAATGGGGATGAGAATGAAGGTCAGAAGCATGAGCATACACTGAGATTTGAGGGTGAGCACATGCATAGCTTCCAAATCAATAGCAACGTGGATCTAATTATGGAATCAAGTTCTCCTTCGACTGTTCCATTACATTCAAGCAATAGTGCAACTGATATTTTTACATCAGGTGCTTTAAATCATGTTGAAGGGTCAAAAGAAATGGACTGTAAAATGGAGTTTGTAAACAGATTAATGATTCCAGATGCCCCAAAGGAAGCTACAGTGGATCAGACCACTTCCACTGGATTAGTTGCCAATGACGACCGAGTTTCTGAGTGGCTTTGGACACTTCATCGAATTG TTGTTGATGTGGTAAGAACTGATAATCATCTTCAATTTTATGGAGACTCAAAAAATATGGCTAGAATGTCAGATATCCTTGCTGTTTATGCATGGGTTGATCCTGCCACTGGATACTGCCAAG GTATGAGTGATCTGCTTTCTCCCTTTCTTGTGCTATATGAGGATAATGCAGATGCATTTTGGTGCTTTGAGATGCTTCTCCGAAGAATG CGTGAAAATTTCCAGATGGAAGGGCCAACTGGTGTGATGAAGCAGTTGCAAGCATTGTGGAAGATCTTGGAATTAACAGATACTGAAATCTTTGAACATTTATCACTCATTGGCGCTGAAAGTCTTCATTTTGCTTTTCGAATGTTGCTGGTTCTTTTTCGTCGGGAACTGTCCTTTGATGAGGCTCTCCGCATGTGGGAG ATGATGTGGGCTGCTGACTTTGATGAAGCTGTTACTCAGCAATTGGAGGAAAATTGCCTCGATCTGTTGGTTTTAAAGCTTCAAAACAATTCCAGTGTGGAAATGAAAGTGGAACAAACTGATAATGGTCGAAGAAAACTTAAAAGCATGCAGCCTCAGTATACAAATGGTAAAACCTGTGCACCGTATGGGGAGAGGTCTATTTCAAGTTATCCCCTTTGCGGCCTGGCAAAGGCTAATTTCTGGTCAAGACATGATCAGCTGCAGGTTCATGGTACAACTGCATCAACAAGAAAGGGGGATGATGAATTGCCTGTTTTCTGCGTAGCAGCAATCCTCATCACCAACCGCCAAAAGATTATGAGAGAAACCCACTCAGTTGATGATATAATCAGg